A genomic stretch from Bradysia coprophila strain Holo2 unplaced genomic scaffold, BU_Bcop_v1 contig_396, whole genome shotgun sequence includes:
- the LOC119082206 gene encoding ubiquitin carboxyl-terminal hydrolase 8 isoform X1: MSSIKKELYNHSFDDVMNQADVSEKFFHVESKKLCRSAKGIYVAAQEADRGGDEELAFIFYMRYITIIKSLQKKADFRSKQTELTALFGGNDCLRNALNTAEALRRSLISRFNERDNPKKTPSTETIPAINSQQNGSSNKPRSPIPVPDLSQNDSCRGFVSTKELFRIIEDGQNNVLIIDCRPENDFNESKLKYIHCVNVPEEIIRNGISAGTIQSQLSTESKALWAYRSIKEDIILMDWDSETDHLNAPISTLKNILLHWDPDVHYKNPILILNGGYGGFMDFYPTLTTNSRNRRPRTHFESEMDINLDDIEYSNINEVPMRDERIFHQLNDVPIVDRSSKAAAEKLYSEELQQKREKLLDEQIDNGQSLLDKIMELKNENIQKYDGDVTKLEEARLNINNERIELEDKQDELEQLKLKYDRLQEQLQAEQAAHEQFRNSVDSTMNAEIEKRIAEKEAKENDLRIKRKREAEDIERKQRESEMVARARLTKPKLPAFDRGAKPQRIIPDNDNVIRNFSGQGHASGPGLTGLVNLYNNCYMNNIVQCLSNTTDLAEYFLSDRYKLHINRASETHGRIVEELAALFKEIWCKQYAHIGSIDFRNTVGHYHAMFSGPDHQDSHEFLRILIDWMHLDLETLSPEIPRGSLTAADKAWLTFVKNKESAIFRLFYGQFKSTLKCVECKCESATYDCFSDLSLQVPSVSREVTSTDIDKCLDNFFYGEYIDDWECPRCKDKRRAIKKLDISKLPKILVIHFKRFQVDLNDCGRLVNSSKKQINISFPLVGLNMSKHIAPSAKAINQTKQLYNLYGVSNHYGTLTAGHYTAFCKSRVLQKWFKFDDKKVTQLDPSGIQSSAAYILFYTNDSSLLLS, from the exons ATGTCATCAATCAAGAAAGAGCTCTACAATCACTCCTTTGACGATGTCATGAATCAGGCCGACGTATCGGAAAAGTTTTTCCATGTTGAATCGAAAAA ACTATGCAGATCGGCCAAGGGAATTTACGTTGCAGCCCAGGAGGCTGATCGTGGTGGTGATGAGGAATTAGCCTTCATATTTTACATGCGATACATCACGATCATTAAATCGCTGCAAAAGAAAGCCGATTTTCGCAGCAAACAAACCGAATTAACAGCATTGTTTGGTGGCAACGATTGCCTTCGCAATGCATTGAATACTGCTGAGGCTCTGCGAAGAAGTTTGAT TTCCAGATTCAACGAAAGGGATAATCCGAAAAAGACGCCGTCCACAGAAACGATACCTGCAATTAACAGTCAACAGAATGGTAGTAGCAACAAACCACGATCACCGATACCAGTACCAGACTTATCGCAAAATGATTCGTGTCGTGGATTCGTCTCGACAAAAGAACTGTTCCGCATCATTGAAGACGGACAGAACAATGTTCTCATCATTGATTGTCGCccggaaaatgattttaacgagtcgaaattgaaatatattcaTTGCGTGAACGTTCCAGAGGAAATCATAAGAAATGG CATATCAGCTGGCACAATTCAGAGTCAATTGTCGACTGAATCGAAAGCGCTGTGGGCATATCGATCGATAAAGGAAGACATAATTTTGATGGATTGGGACAGTGAAACCGACCATCTAAATGCTCCGATTTCGACGCTGAAAAACATCTTGTTGCATTGGGATCCAGATGTGCattacaaaaatccaattttaattttaaacggTGGCTACGGTGGTTTCATGGATTTCTATCCAACGCTAACAACGAACAGCCGAAATCGTCGTCCGCGGACACATTTTGAATCAGAAATGGATATCAACCTAGATGATATCgaatattcaaatattaatGAAGTGCCTATGCGAGACGAGCG aatttttcatcagTTGAACGATGTTCCAATAGTCGATCGGAGCAGCAAAGCTGCGGCTGAAAAACTGTACTCGGAGGAATTGCAACAGAAAAGGGAAAAACTGTTGGATGAACAAATCGATAATGGTCAGAGCCTGTTAGACAAGATAATGgaattgaaaaacgaaaatattcaaaaatacgATGGAGATGTAACAAAGTTGGAAGAGGCCCGTCTGAACATTAACAATGAACGAATCGAGCTGGAAGACAAACAGGACGAATTAGAAcaactgaaattaaaatatgaTCGGCTGCAAGAACAGCTTCAGGCGGAACAGGCTGCCCATGAACAATTCCGCAATTCTGTGGACAGCACAATGAATGCAGAGATTGAAAAACGAATAGCCGAAAAAGAGGCGAAGGAAAATGATCTGCGAATAAAGCGTAAACGAGAGGCGGAGGACATCGAAAGAAAGCAACGCGAATCGGAG ATGGTGGCCAGGGCACGGCTGACAAAACCGAAACTTCCAGCATTTGATAGGGGTGCCAAACCGCAGCGCATCATTCCCGACAATGACAACGTTATTAGAAATTTCTCGGGACAAGGTCACGCTTCG GGTCCCGGGCTAACTGGACTTGTCAACCTATATAACAATTGCTATATGAACAATATCGTACAGTGCCTAAGCAACACAACCGATTTGGCTGAATATTTTCTCAGCGACCGATACAAGCTACACATAAATCG TGCCAGCGAAACGCATGGTCGTATCGTAGAGGAATTGGCTGCcttatttaaagaaatttggtGCAAACAGTATGCGCACATTGGAAGCATTGATTTTCGAAATACAGTTGGCCATTATCATGCAATGTTTTCGGGACCCGATCATCAGGATTCTCATGAATTTTTACGTATACTAATCGACTGGATGCACTTGGATTTGGAGACGTTGAGTCCG GAAATACCACGAGGCAGTTTAACTGCTGCCGATAAAGCGTGGCTCACGTTTGTGAAAAATAAGGAGAGTGCAATTTTTCGACTATTCTACGGACAGTTTAAGAGCACCCTGAAATGTGTCGAATGTAAATGTGAAAGTGCAACATATGATTGTTTTTCGGATCTCAGTCTTCAAGTGCCATCCGTATCCAGAGAAGTTACGTCCACTGACATCGACAAATGTTTGGACAATTTCTTTTACGGTGAATATATTGACGATTGGGAATGTCCAAGATGTAAAGACAAACGAAGAGCGATTAAGAAGCTggacatttcaaaattgccGAAAATTCTCGTCATTCACTTTAAAAG atttcaagTCGATTTGAACGATTGTGGTAGATTAGTGAACAGTTCGAAGAagcaaataaacatttcgttccCATTGGTTGGATTGAATATGTCCAAGCATATAGCTCCGTCGGCCAAGGCTATTAATCAAACCAAACAGTTGtacaatttgtatggcgtgtcAAATCATTATGGGACGTTGACGGCGGGTCATTATACTGCTTTTTGCAAGAGCAGAGTACTTCAAAA ATGGTTTAAATTTGATGACAAGAAAGTAACTCAACTGGATCCGTCGGGCATACAGAGTAGTGCTgcatacattttattttatacgaATGACAGCAGTTTGCTTCTGAGTTGA
- the LOC119082206 gene encoding ubiquitin carboxyl-terminal hydrolase 8 isoform X2, whose protein sequence is MSSIKKELYNHSFDDVMNQADVSEKFFHVESKKLCRSAKGIYVAAQEADRGGDEELAFIFYMRYITIIKSLQKKADFRSKQTELTALFGGNDCLRNALNTAEALRRSLISRFNERDNPKKTPSTETIPAINSQQNGSSNKPRSPIPVPDLSQNDSCRGFVSTKELFRIIEDGQNNVLIIDCRPENDFNESKLKYIHCVNVPEEIIRNGISAGTIQSQLSTESKALWAYRSIKEDIILMDWDSETDHLNAPISTLKNILLHWDPDVHYKNPILILNGGYGGFMDFYPTLTTNSRNRRPRTHFESEMDINLDDIEYSNINEVPMRDERIFHQLNDVPIVDRSSKAAAEKLYSEELQQKREKLLDEQIDNGQSLLDKIMELKNENIQKYDGDVTKLEEARLNINNERIELEDKQDELEQLKLKYDRLQEQLQAEQAAHEQFRNSVDSTMNAEIEKRIAEKEAKENDLRIKRKREAEDIERKQRESEMVARARLTKPKLPAFDRGAKPQRIIPDNDNVIRNFSGQGHASGPGLTGLVNLYNNCYMNNIVQCLSNTTDLAEYFLSDRYKLHINRASETHGRIVEELAALFKEIWCKQYAHIGSIDFRNTVGHYHAMFSGPDHQDSHEFLRILIDWMHLDLETLSPEIPRGSLTAADKAWLTFVKNKESAIFRLFYGQFKSTLKCVECKCESATYDCFSDLSLQVPSVSREVTSTDIDKCLDNFFYGEYIDDWECPRCKDKRRAIKKLDISKLPKILVIHFKRFQVDLNDCGRLVNSSKKQINISFPLVGLNMSKHIAPSAKAINQTKQLYNLYGVSNHYGTLTAGHYTAFCKSRVLQKWFKFDDKKVTQLDPSGIQSSAAYILFYTNDSSLLLS, encoded by the exons ATGTCATCAATCAAGAAAGAGCTCTACAATCACTCCTTTGACGATGTCATGAATCAGGCCGACGTATCGGAAAAGTTTTTCCATGTTGAATCGAAAAA ACTATGCAGATCGGCCAAGGGAATTTACGTTGCAGCCCAGGAGGCTGATCGTGGTGGTGATGAGGAATTAGCCTTCATATTTTACATGCGATACATCACGATCATTAAATCGCTGCAAAAGAAAGCCGATTTTCGCAGCAAACAAACCGAATTAACAGCATTGTTTGGTGGCAACGATTGCCTTCGCAATGCATTGAATACTGCTGAGGCTCTGCGAAGAAGTTTGATTTCACg ATTCAACGAAAGGGATAATCCGAAAAAGACGCCGTCCACAGAAACGATACCTGCAATTAACAGTCAACAGAATGGTAGTAGCAACAAACCACGATCACCGATACCAGTACCAGACTTATCGCAAAATGATTCGTGTCGTGGATTCGTCTCGACAAAAGAACTGTTCCGCATCATTGAAGACGGACAGAACAATGTTCTCATCATTGATTGTCGCccggaaaatgattttaacgagtcgaaattgaaatatattcaTTGCGTGAACGTTCCAGAGGAAATCATAAGAAATGG CATATCAGCTGGCACAATTCAGAGTCAATTGTCGACTGAATCGAAAGCGCTGTGGGCATATCGATCGATAAAGGAAGACATAATTTTGATGGATTGGGACAGTGAAACCGACCATCTAAATGCTCCGATTTCGACGCTGAAAAACATCTTGTTGCATTGGGATCCAGATGTGCattacaaaaatccaattttaattttaaacggTGGCTACGGTGGTTTCATGGATTTCTATCCAACGCTAACAACGAACAGCCGAAATCGTCGTCCGCGGACACATTTTGAATCAGAAATGGATATCAACCTAGATGATATCgaatattcaaatattaatGAAGTGCCTATGCGAGACGAGCG aatttttcatcagTTGAACGATGTTCCAATAGTCGATCGGAGCAGCAAAGCTGCGGCTGAAAAACTGTACTCGGAGGAATTGCAACAGAAAAGGGAAAAACTGTTGGATGAACAAATCGATAATGGTCAGAGCCTGTTAGACAAGATAATGgaattgaaaaacgaaaatattcaaaaatacgATGGAGATGTAACAAAGTTGGAAGAGGCCCGTCTGAACATTAACAATGAACGAATCGAGCTGGAAGACAAACAGGACGAATTAGAAcaactgaaattaaaatatgaTCGGCTGCAAGAACAGCTTCAGGCGGAACAGGCTGCCCATGAACAATTCCGCAATTCTGTGGACAGCACAATGAATGCAGAGATTGAAAAACGAATAGCCGAAAAAGAGGCGAAGGAAAATGATCTGCGAATAAAGCGTAAACGAGAGGCGGAGGACATCGAAAGAAAGCAACGCGAATCGGAG ATGGTGGCCAGGGCACGGCTGACAAAACCGAAACTTCCAGCATTTGATAGGGGTGCCAAACCGCAGCGCATCATTCCCGACAATGACAACGTTATTAGAAATTTCTCGGGACAAGGTCACGCTTCG GGTCCCGGGCTAACTGGACTTGTCAACCTATATAACAATTGCTATATGAACAATATCGTACAGTGCCTAAGCAACACAACCGATTTGGCTGAATATTTTCTCAGCGACCGATACAAGCTACACATAAATCG TGCCAGCGAAACGCATGGTCGTATCGTAGAGGAATTGGCTGCcttatttaaagaaatttggtGCAAACAGTATGCGCACATTGGAAGCATTGATTTTCGAAATACAGTTGGCCATTATCATGCAATGTTTTCGGGACCCGATCATCAGGATTCTCATGAATTTTTACGTATACTAATCGACTGGATGCACTTGGATTTGGAGACGTTGAGTCCG GAAATACCACGAGGCAGTTTAACTGCTGCCGATAAAGCGTGGCTCACGTTTGTGAAAAATAAGGAGAGTGCAATTTTTCGACTATTCTACGGACAGTTTAAGAGCACCCTGAAATGTGTCGAATGTAAATGTGAAAGTGCAACATATGATTGTTTTTCGGATCTCAGTCTTCAAGTGCCATCCGTATCCAGAGAAGTTACGTCCACTGACATCGACAAATGTTTGGACAATTTCTTTTACGGTGAATATATTGACGATTGGGAATGTCCAAGATGTAAAGACAAACGAAGAGCGATTAAGAAGCTggacatttcaaaattgccGAAAATTCTCGTCATTCACTTTAAAAG atttcaagTCGATTTGAACGATTGTGGTAGATTAGTGAACAGTTCGAAGAagcaaataaacatttcgttccCATTGGTTGGATTGAATATGTCCAAGCATATAGCTCCGTCGGCCAAGGCTATTAATCAAACCAAACAGTTGtacaatttgtatggcgtgtcAAATCATTATGGGACGTTGACGGCGGGTCATTATACTGCTTTTTGCAAGAGCAGAGTACTTCAAAA ATGGTTTAAATTTGATGACAAGAAAGTAACTCAACTGGATCCGTCGGGCATACAGAGTAGTGCTgcatacattttattttatacgaATGACAGCAGTTTGCTTCTGAGTTGA
- the LOC119082210 gene encoding DNA-binding protein K10-like isoform X2 gives MAIGNKRMANRPANGHNMRRFKPGNRQMNMGGIGAMFNIINNTNQIPSNGYLDFTEPTSNNMSNNTNANGQKQSKNNANGSATNGNSNKNRNMQRRNNNNGQQRSSNGGMNNNMNGNNRWGNNNRGGGQFNGPPRMHPMVGPNGPMLPPMLPPLPMPIHNMNGRFPRPPPMGIGMGQGPIRPPSFRMGPGPFSNRGMMPRNNAGGPIRRNNKLSGGMVNKNNRRNGGNAQSSQKNRKKNQIKNAKRTNPNVNKYALDKPWVNDEIKQAHQAKTDLENQLKGKKNDEIFAKFKEQRDKFVSLYDTAKEAFVTTQKKDKEKVLKESDTGEQKDTNNDVELPIASAAS, from the exons ATGGCCATCGGTAACAAAAGAATGGCCAATCGACCAGCAAACGGTCATAATATGAGAAGATTTAAGCCTGGTAATAGGCAGATGAATATGGGCGGAATCGGCGCCATGTTCAATATTATTAATAATACAAATCAGATACCATCGAATGGCTATTTGGATTTTACTGAGCCAACCAGTAACAATATGTCGAATAATACAAATGCCAACGGTCAAAAGCAATCCAAAAACAATGCAAATGGCAGTGCAACAAACGGTAACAGCAATAAAAATCGCAACATGCAGAgaagaaacaacaacaacggtCAACAGCGGTCGTCGAATGGTGGGATGAACAATAATATGAACGGAAATAATCGTTGGGGCAATAACAACCGTGGAG GTGGCCAATTCAACGGACCACCACGTATGCATCCGATGGTTGGACCCAACGGTCCAATGCTGCCGCCGATGTTACCGCCACTACCAATGCCTATTCATAACATGAATGGACGATTTCCCCGACCACCACCAATGGGAATTGGTATGGGACAGGGTCCGATTCGACCTCCAAGTTTCCGTATGGGTCCAGGTCCATTTTCGAACAGAGGAATGATGCCCAGAAATAATGCAGGTGGTCCAATCAGAAGGAATAATAAACTGAGCGGCGGCatggtaaataaaaataatcgaCGTAACGGCGGTAATGCTCAATCGAGTCAGAAAAACCGCAAAAAGAACCAAATCAAAAATGCCAAACGAACAAATCCGAATGTTAACAAGTATGCACTGGACAAACCGTGGGTGAATGATGAGATTAAACAAGCGCATCAAGCGAAAACTGATCTGGAGAATCAGTTGAAAGGCAAAAagaatgacgaaatttttgccaaattCAAGGAGCAGAGAGACAAATTTGTCAGCTTGTATGACACAGCGAAAGAAGCATTTGTAACCACGCAAAAGAAG GATAAAGAGAAAGTTTTGAAAGAGTCGGACACAGGTGAACAAAAAGACACAAATAATGATGTCGAATTGCCAATTGCAAGTGCTgcttcataa
- the LOC119082210 gene encoding putative uncharacterized protein DDB_G0286901 isoform X1 has protein sequence MAIGNKRMANRPANGHNMRRFKPGNRQMNMGGIGAMFNIINNTNQIPSNGYLDFTEPTSNNMSNNTNANGQKQSKNNANGSATNGNSNKNRNMQRRNNNNGQQRSSNGGMNNNMNGNNRWGNNNRGGMGNNNRNNNNRQGGNMMLGGQFNGPPRMHPMVGPNGPMLPPMLPPLPMPIHNMNGRFPRPPPMGIGMGQGPIRPPSFRMGPGPFSNRGMMPRNNAGGPIRRNNKLSGGMVNKNNRRNGGNAQSSQKNRKKNQIKNAKRTNPNVNKYALDKPWVNDEIKQAHQAKTDLENQLKGKKNDEIFAKFKEQRDKFVSLYDTAKEAFVTTQKKDKEKVLKESDTGEQKDTNNDVELPIASAAS, from the exons ATGGCCATCGGTAACAAAAGAATGGCCAATCGACCAGCAAACGGTCATAATATGAGAAGATTTAAGCCTGGTAATAGGCAGATGAATATGGGCGGAATCGGCGCCATGTTCAATATTATTAATAATACAAATCAGATACCATCGAATGGCTATTTGGATTTTACTGAGCCAACCAGTAACAATATGTCGAATAATACAAATGCCAACGGTCAAAAGCAATCCAAAAACAATGCAAATGGCAGTGCAACAAACGGTAACAGCAATAAAAATCGCAACATGCAGAgaagaaacaacaacaacggtCAACAGCGGTCGTCGAATGGTGGGATGAACAATAATATGAACGGAAATAATCGTTGGGGCAATAACAACCGTGGAGGTATGGGCAATAACAATCGCAATAATAACAATAGACAAGGCGGTAATATGATGCTAGGTGGCCAATTCAACGGACCACCACGTATGCATCCGATGGTTGGACCCAACGGTCCAATGCTGCCGCCGATGTTACCGCCACTACCAATGCCTATTCATAACATGAATGGACGATTTCCCCGACCACCACCAATGGGAATTGGTATGGGACAGGGTCCGATTCGACCTCCAAGTTTCCGTATGGGTCCAGGTCCATTTTCGAACAGAGGAATGATGCCCAGAAATAATGCAGGTGGTCCAATCAGAAGGAATAATAAACTGAGCGGCGGCatggtaaataaaaataatcgaCGTAACGGCGGTAATGCTCAATCGAGTCAGAAAAACCGCAAAAAGAACCAAATCAAAAATGCCAAACGAACAAATCCGAATGTTAACAAGTATGCACTGGACAAACCGTGGGTGAATGATGAGATTAAACAAGCGCATCAAGCGAAAACTGATCTGGAGAATCAGTTGAAAGGCAAAAagaatgacgaaatttttgccaaattCAAGGAGCAGAGAGACAAATTTGTCAGCTTGTATGACACAGCGAAAGAAGCATTTGTAACCACGCAAAAGAAG GATAAAGAGAAAGTTTTGAAAGAGTCGGACACAGGTGAACAAAAAGACACAAATAATGATGTCGAATTGCCAATTGCAAGTGCTgcttcataa